A region of Lycium barbarum isolate Lr01 chromosome 1, ASM1917538v2, whole genome shotgun sequence DNA encodes the following proteins:
- the LOC132637594 gene encoding uncharacterized protein LOC132637594 isoform X2 encodes MEKGEGSSAAKLPEDEVWAKLSSVKYRFEMMPTEESRRYIQVSLDVEYAKCCICLNIWHDVVTAAPCLHNFCNGCFSEWLRRSQERRSSVLCPQCRAVVQFVGRNHFLHNIEEDVLLADPSLKRSSEDTKLLDSCASIKSPLVINSRKSRRKRERSPSDTADRWEHSCPQCDTELGGYRCNERTVHLQCQACGGMMPSRLNIGVQQHCLGCDRAFCAAYWHSQGVNGSNSHPLCSPETFKPIAERTITRIPSLAHENNHFEQNITERCIRQMGRSLQDVVADWILKFDKREIDRTRMPLNHAEMITSRTYTCSECYDKLVSFLLYWFRVTMTGLLLPSGEAQRENCWYGYACRTQHHNQEHAQKRNHVCRPTRGNHM; translated from the exons GTTCTGTGAAATACCGATTCGAAATGATGCCTACTGAGGAATCTCGCAGATATATACAG GTTTCTCTTGACGTTGAATATGCAAAATGCTGCATCTGCTTAAATATCTGGCATGATGTCGTCACAGCTGCACCTTGCCTTCACAATTTCTG TAATGGATGCTTTTCAGAGTGGCTAAGGAGGTCCCAAGAGAGGCGTTCAAGTGTTTTATGTCCCCAGTGCAGAGCAGTTGTACAGTTTGTTGGAAGGAACCATTTTTTGCATAACATTGAGGAA GATGTACTGCTTGCTGATCCTTCTTTGAAACGCTCGAGTGAAGATACTAAGCTGCTTGATTCCTGTGCATCAATAAAATCACCCCTT GTCATCAACAGTAGAAAAAGTCGCCGCAAGAGGGAACGTTCTCCATCAGATACAGCAGATAGATGGGAGCATTCATGCCCTCAGTGTG ACACCGAACTGGGAGGTTATCGGTGCAATGAACGCACGGTTCATCTTCAATGTCAAGCGTGTGGTGGAATGATGCCCTCTCGATTAAACATTGGAGTGCAACAACACT GTTTGGGATGTGATCGAGCGTTTTGTGCTGCTTATTGGCATTCTCAAGGAGTCAATGGAAGCAATTCACATCCACTCTGCAGTCCAGAAACGTTCAAGCCT ATTGCAGAACGTACAATTACTAGAATCCCCTCCTTGGCACATGAGAATAATCATTTTGAACAAAAT ATCACGGAAAGATGCATTAGACAGATGGGAAGGTCGTTGCAAGATGTGGTAGCTGATTGGATTTTGAAGTTTGATAAGCGGGAGATAG ATCGCACAAGGATGCCTTTGAATCATGCGGAGATGATAACTTCTCGTACATATACTTGTAG TGAGTGCTACGACAAGTTAGTCTCATTCCTTTTGTATTGGTTTAGAGTTACAATGACAGGACTT CTTTTACCTTCAGGGGAAGCTCAAAGGGAAAACTGCTGGTATGGATATGCTTGTCGCACACAGCACCATAACCAAGAACATGCTCAGAAGAGAAATCATGTCTGCCGGCCAACAAGGGGTAATCATATGTAG
- the LOC132637601 gene encoding UDP-glucosyltransferase 29-like — MDTRQRSIRIAMLPWLAHGHICPFIELAKALSKRNFYIYICSTPVNINSFKQTVSEKDSIAIKIVKIHLPNLPELPPHYHTTNGLPPHLMSTLKNAMDMAKPSFSNILNTLKPDVVMYDFLQPWVPTMGTSMNIPSVLFLTPGAAAGSYLFHIGRKKPVPEYPFPSIYLRDHEYERNKHMFEPTEDDGFTDTQRRVNGCTDGSSEIILIKSFRELEGKYLDYLSTLCNKRYIPVGPLVRAPETENDHSEIMDWLNSKQRCSTVFASFGSEYFLSKEEIQELALGLELSKVNFLWVVRFPIGQKISLEEALPKGFLERIGKRGKVVEGWAPQLRIVGHSSIGGFVSHCGWSSVMEGLKLGVPIIAMPMHLDQPLNAKLIVDAGVGEEVVRDKGGNLGREEVAKVIRKVVAEKSGQRLRKKAREYSEILKSNGEKEIDQVVEELLRLCKDNKKAGLC, encoded by the exons ATGGATACAAGACAGAGAAGCATTAGAATAGCAATGTTACCATGGCTAGCTCATGGTCATATATGTCCTTTCATAGAGTTAGCCAAAGCACTTTCCAAGAGAAATTTCTACATCTACATATGTTCAACACCAGTCAATATCAATTCATTCAAACAAACAGTATCTGAAAAAGATTCAATAGCAATAAAGATAGTAAAAATTCACCTTCCAAATTTACCAGAACTTCCTCCACACTACCACACAACTAATGGCTTACCACCCCATCTCATGTCTACTCTAAAAAATGCAATGGATATGGCTAAACCTAGCTTttccaatattcttaatacttTAAAACCAGATGTAGTTATGTATGATTTTCTTCAACCATGGGTTCCAACTATGGGTACTTCAATGAATATACCTTCTGTTTTGTTCCTTACACCTGGTGCTGCAGCAGGTTCTTATCTTTTTCATATCGGTAGAAAGAAACCTGTTCCTGAATACCCTTTTCCATCTATATACCTAAGGGATCATGAGTACGAGAGGAATAAACATATGTTTGAACCAACTGAAGATGATGGATTTACAGATACACAGAGAAGAGTCAATGGATGCACTGATGGATCATCTGAAATTATCTTGATTAAGTCATTCAGAGAACTAGAAGGGAAATACTTAGATTATCTCTCAACTTTATGCAATAAGAG GTATATTCCAGTTGGACCCCTTGTTAGAGCACCAGAAACAGAGAATGATCATTCAGAGATCATGGACTGGCTAAACAGTAAACAAAGATGTTCCACAGTTTTTGCTTCATTTGGTAGTGAATATTTCCTTTCCAAAGAAGAAATACAAGAATTAGCTCTTGGTCTAGAACTCAGCAAGGTAAATTTCTTGTGGGTTGTTAGATTCCCAATAGGACAAAAAATAAGTCTTGAAGAAGCTCTTCCAAAAGGTTTTCTTGAAAGAATTGGGAAAAGAGGAAAAGTAGTAGAAGGATGGGCCCCACAGCTAAGAATAGTAGGTCATTCGAGTATCGGAGGATTTGTGAGTCACTGTGGATGGAGTTCAGTAATGGAAGGACTTAAACTTGGAGTTCCAATAATAGCCATGCCAATGCATCTTGATCAACCATTAAATGCTAAGTTGATAGTAGATGCTGGGGTAGGGGAAGAGGTTGTTAGGGACAAAGGTGGAAATCTTGGTAGAGAAGAAGTGGCAAAGGTTATAAGGAAAGTGGTTGCAGAGAAAAGTGGACAAAGATTGAGAAAAAAAGCAAGAGAGTATAGTGAGATTTTGAAGAGTAATGGAGAGAAAGAAATAGATCAAGTTGTGGAAGAGTTGCTAAGACTTTGTAAGGATAACAAGAAGGCTGGACTCTGTTGA